A single genomic interval of Campylobacter concisus harbors:
- a CDS encoding LegC family aminotransferase produces MKKCDFDEVLKFIKSTFGKDKVPLHEPKFIGNEKKYLLECIDSSFVSSVGKFVDEFESKLAQMIGAKFVVATTNGTSALHICLKLAGVGQDDEVITQPVTFIATCNAISYLFAKPVFVDVDLDTLGMSPAALSEFLGKNCKLKGGKCVNKTSGRIVRACVPMHTFGLPCKIDEIAEICKRWNIVLVEDCAESLGSYYKGTHTGNFGKLAAMSFNGNKIVTSGGGGAIITNDEEIAKHAKFITTTAKVPHPFEYRHSEIGYNYRLPNLNAALLVAQLENLELFLKSKRELAMIYKEYFSKFDDVKFIDEPADARSNFWLNAVLFESHEKRDKFLKFSNENGVFTRPIWQLMNELDMFKDCQRDELKNAKFLSDRIVNIPSSARV; encoded by the coding sequence ATGAAAAAATGTGATTTTGACGAGGTTTTGAAATTTATAAAAAGCACCTTTGGCAAGGACAAAGTCCCACTTCACGAGCCTAAATTTATAGGCAATGAGAAAAAATATCTGCTTGAGTGTATCGATTCTAGCTTTGTCTCAAGTGTCGGCAAATTTGTCGATGAGTTTGAGAGTAAGCTAGCTCAAATGATCGGAGCAAAATTTGTAGTCGCTACGACAAATGGCACCTCTGCGCTTCATATCTGCTTAAAGCTAGCTGGTGTTGGCCAAGATGACGAAGTGATCACACAGCCAGTTACCTTTATAGCCACTTGCAATGCCATTAGCTACCTTTTTGCAAAGCCAGTTTTTGTGGATGTCGACCTTGACACGCTTGGTATGTCGCCAGCAGCGCTTAGCGAGTTTTTAGGGAAAAACTGCAAGCTAAAAGGCGGCAAATGTGTAAATAAAACTAGCGGCAGGATAGTGCGTGCTTGCGTGCCTATGCATACTTTTGGACTACCTTGTAAGATAGATGAGATAGCTGAAATTTGCAAGCGCTGGAATATCGTTTTGGTAGAAGACTGTGCCGAGAGCCTTGGTAGCTACTACAAAGGCACTCATACAGGGAATTTTGGCAAGCTTGCAGCCATGAGCTTTAATGGCAATAAGATCGTCACAAGTGGAGGTGGCGGAGCTATCATCACAAACGATGAGGAGATAGCAAAGCACGCCAAATTTATCACCACAACGGCCAAGGTGCCACATCCTTTTGAGTATCGTCACAGCGAGATCGGCTACAACTACCGCTTGCCAAATTTAAATGCAGCTCTGCTTGTGGCACAGCTTGAAAATTTGGAGCTATTTTTAAAGAGCAAACGCGAACTTGCGATGATCTATAAAGAGTATTTTTCTAAATTTGATGATGTGAAATTTATAGATGAACCAGCGGACGCTAGGTCAAATTTTTGGCTAAACGCAGTGCTCTTTGAAAGTCATGAAAAACGAGATAAGTTTTTGAAATTTAGTAATGAAAATGGCGTTTTTACGCGTCCTATCTGGCAGCTCATGAATGAGCTTGATATGTTTAAGGACTGCCAAAGAGACGAGCTAAAAAATGCTAAATTTTTAAGCGATAGGATAGTAAATATCCCAAGTAGCGCAAGAGTTTAG
- a CDS encoding UDP-N-acetylglucosamine 4,6-dehydratase: MNNILNLIGRTKNLFEDDIKALDKNLKEIVSSSSFLVIGGAGSIGSAVTKEIFIRDPIKLYVVDISENNLVELVRDIRSEFGYINGDFKTFAIDVASAEFEALLAQSGGFDYVLNLSALKHVRSEKDPFTLMRMLETNIFNTDKTLTQAFSMKSKKYFCVSTDKAANPVNLMGASKRIMEMFAFRHSLNIDVSMARFANVAFSDGSLLFGFQKRIEKSQPIVAPNDVRRYFLTPKESGELCLLSTIFGENRDIFFPKLDENLDLITFSEIAKRYLANLGYEPFLCENEEEARKLAKVLPKDGFYPCLFAPSDTTGEKDYEEFFVDGERLDMQRLQNIGIVKNDANFDSKKLEIFKNNILNLKSSLTWSKEDVLREVFELIPNFMHKETGKYLDEKM, from the coding sequence ATGAACAATATCTTAAACCTAATAGGGCGCACTAAAAATCTCTTTGAAGATGACATAAAGGCGCTTGATAAAAATTTAAAAGAGATAGTCTCAAGCTCAAGCTTTCTAGTTATCGGTGGGGCAGGATCTATAGGCTCTGCCGTGACAAAAGAGATCTTTATAAGAGATCCAATAAAGCTCTACGTCGTCGACATCTCTGAAAACAACCTTGTCGAGCTAGTGCGTGACATAAGAAGCGAGTTTGGATATATAAATGGTGACTTTAAAACTTTTGCCATAGATGTTGCAAGCGCCGAATTTGAAGCACTTTTAGCGCAAAGTGGTGGATTTGACTACGTGTTAAATTTATCAGCTCTAAAGCATGTTAGAAGCGAAAAAGATCCGTTTACGCTTATGAGGATGCTCGAAACAAACATCTTTAACACCGACAAAACGCTAACGCAAGCCTTTAGTATGAAGTCAAAAAAATACTTTTGCGTAAGTACTGACAAGGCGGCAAATCCTGTAAATTTAATGGGAGCTAGCAAGCGCATCATGGAGATGTTTGCGTTTAGACACTCCTTAAATATTGACGTCTCAATGGCTAGATTTGCAAACGTGGCATTTAGCGATGGCTCACTTCTTTTTGGCTTTCAAAAACGCATAGAAAAGTCTCAGCCCATAGTCGCCCCAAACGATGTCAGGCGCTACTTCCTAACACCAAAAGAGAGTGGCGAGCTTTGTCTTTTAAGTACCATTTTTGGTGAAAATAGAGATATATTTTTCCCAAAATTAGATGAAAATTTAGACCTCATAACGTTTAGTGAGATAGCCAAGCGATACTTGGCAAATTTAGGCTACGAACCATTTTTGTGTGAAAATGAGGAGGAAGCCAGAAAGCTTGCAAAAGTGCTTCCAAAAGATGGCTTTTATCCTTGTCTTTTTGCGCCTAGCGACACGACTGGAGAGAAGGACTACGAGGAGTTTTTCGTTGACGGCGAAAGACTTGACATGCAAAGACTTCAAAATATCGGCATAGTCAAAAATGATGCAAATTTTGACAGCAAAAAACTAGAAATTTTTAAAAACAATATCTTAAATTTAAAATCAAGCTTGACATGGAGCAAAGAGGACGTTTTGCGCGAAGTTTTCGAGCTCATACCAAATTTTATGCATAAAGAAACAGGAAAATATCTTGATGAAAAAATGTGA